One segment of Xiphias gladius isolate SHS-SW01 ecotype Sanya breed wild chromosome 1, ASM1685928v1, whole genome shotgun sequence DNA contains the following:
- the lingo1b gene encoding leucine-rich repeat and immunoglobulin-like domain-containing nogo receptor-interacting protein 1-B isoform X1, which translates to MWKYMGQTHAEDPGICSARSFILLSGKVSSRMVSGEAGGHSYLVACWQPILILMLGTVLSGSTTGCPSRCDCNAQERSVVCHRRRLATLPEGIPTETRLLDLSKNRLKSLGPEEFINYPQLEELQLNENTISTIEPGAFSNLMNLRTLGLRTNQLKLIQLGVFTGLTNLTQLDISENKIVILLDYMFQELYNLRALEVGDNDLVFISPRSFHGLSNLESLNIEGRNLASVPTDALSHLHNLLSLRLRYLNVTVIRDYSFKRLYRLRVLEISHMPALDTMTPKCLFGLNLTSLSITNCNLTVIPYQAISHLRYLRFLNLSFNPIHTVEGNELFNLQKLQAFHLAGGRLAAIEPYSFRGLNHLRVLNVSSNSLSTLEESVFHSVGNLETLALYDNPLACDCRLLWVFRRRWRLNFNRQQPMCASPDIVRGKEFKDFPDILPSDYFVCQKSKIMDYKVQESHVDEGTTVYFACQAEGDPVPVIMWLSPKKEYITTKTMGSRLSVSNEGTLEVRYAQIQDNGTYLCIASNAAGNDTKAAHLFVHSYSPNWPHQPNKTFAFISNQPSDESANVTRATVPFPFDVKTLIIATTMGFISFLGVVLFCLVILFLWSRGKDNTKSSIEVEYVPRKEETEEASPTEAPVQFNMKIM; encoded by the exons ATGTGGAAGTATATGGGCCAGACTCATGCCGAGGACCCAGGCATATGTTCGGCCAGAAGTTTCATTTTGCTATCTGGAAAG GTAAGCAGTAGGATGGTGTCTGGGGAGGCAGGAGGGCACAGCTACTTGGTGGCGTGCTGGCAGCCCATCCTGATCCTGATGCTGGGCACTGTCCTTTCTGGCTCCACCACCGGTTGCCCCTCCCGATGTGACTGCAATGCTCAGGAGCGTTCAGTTGTGTGCCATCGACGGAGACTGGCAACTCTTCCTGAGGGCATCCCCACTGAAACAAGGTTGCTAGACCTCAGTAAGAATCGTCTGAAATCTCTGGGGCCCGAAGAGTTCATTAATTACCCTCAGCTGGAGGAGTTGCaactaaatgaaaatacaatttcaaCTATTGAGCCTGGGGCTTTTAGCAACCTTATGAACCTCCGAACTCTAGGTTTGCGCACCAACCAGCTGAAGCTCATTCAGCTGGGGGTGTTCACTGGCCTGACCAACCTCACCCAGCTGGATATTAGTGAGAACAAAATTGTCATTCTGCTCGACTATATGTTCCAGGAGCTGTACAACCTGAGGGCTCTGGAGGTTGGTGACAATGACCTAGTATTCATCTCACCCAGATCATTTCATGGCCTCAGCAACCTTGAAAGCCTCAACATTGAGGGACGTAATCTGGCCTCGGTGCCCACTGATGCCCTTAGCCATCTGCATAACTTGTTGTCACTTCGATTACGTTATCTAAACGTCACTGTCATAAGGGATTACTCCTTTAAGAGGCTGTATCGGCTCAGAGTGCTGGAGATTTCTCATATGCCTGCCCTGGATACGATGACACCAAAATGCTTGTTTGGACTCAACCTCACATCACTGTCCATCACAAACTGTAATCTTACTGTCATCCCCTACCAAGCCATCAGTCACCTAAGATATCTTCGGTTTTTGAATCTGTCTTTCAATCCCATTCATACTGTGGAAGGGAACGAACTGTTCAATCTACAGAAGCTCCAGGCTTTTCATTTGGCTGGTGGAAGATTAGCTGCCATTGAGCCCTACTCTTTTCGAGGACTAAACCACCTCCGTGTACTCAATGTATCCAGCAATAGCTTGAGCACCCTGGAGGAGTCTGTCTTTCACTCGGTGGGAAACCTTGAGACCCTGGCTTTATATGATAACCCATTGGCCTGTGACTGTCGTTTGCTCTGGGTCTTCCGCCGGCGGTGGAGGCTCAACTTTAACAGACAACAGCCCATGTGTGCTTCACCTGACAttgtgagaggaaaagagtTCAAGGACTTCCCAGACATCCTCCCTTCTGACTATTTTGTCTGCCAGAAATCAAAAATCATGGATTATAAAGTTCAAGAAAGCCATGTAGATGAAGGAACTACGGTTTATTTCGCTTGCCAAGCTGAGGGCGATCCAGTCCCTGTGATAATGTGGCTATCCCCTAAAAAGGAATACATTACTACCAAAACCATGGGGTCAAGACTTTCTGTGTCTAATGAGGGCACGTTGGAGGTGCGTTATGCCCAAATCCAGGACAATGGAACCTACTTGTGTATTGCAAGCAATGCAGCAGGCAATGACACCAAAGCTGCTCACCTTTTTGTGCATAGCTACTCCCCCAATTGGCCGCACCAGCCAAACAAGACATTTGCATTCATCTCCAACCAGCCAAGCGACGAAAGTGCTAATGTGACTCGGGCTACAGTTCCATTTCCATTTGATGTAAAGACACTTATCATTGCAACCACCATGGGATTTATCTCTTTCCTCGGAGTTGTCCTCTTCTGTCTTGTTATATTATTCCTCTGGAGTAGAGGCAAAGACAATACTAAGTCAAGTATAGAGGTTGAATATGTGCCACGTAAAGAGGAAACCGAGGAGGCCAGTCCAACTGAGGCACCCGTCCAATTCAACATGAAAATCATGTGA
- the lingo1b gene encoding leucine-rich repeat and immunoglobulin-like domain-containing nogo receptor-interacting protein 1-B isoform X2 → MTVLVSSRMVSGEAGGHSYLVACWQPILILMLGTVLSGSTTGCPSRCDCNAQERSVVCHRRRLATLPEGIPTETRLLDLSKNRLKSLGPEEFINYPQLEELQLNENTISTIEPGAFSNLMNLRTLGLRTNQLKLIQLGVFTGLTNLTQLDISENKIVILLDYMFQELYNLRALEVGDNDLVFISPRSFHGLSNLESLNIEGRNLASVPTDALSHLHNLLSLRLRYLNVTVIRDYSFKRLYRLRVLEISHMPALDTMTPKCLFGLNLTSLSITNCNLTVIPYQAISHLRYLRFLNLSFNPIHTVEGNELFNLQKLQAFHLAGGRLAAIEPYSFRGLNHLRVLNVSSNSLSTLEESVFHSVGNLETLALYDNPLACDCRLLWVFRRRWRLNFNRQQPMCASPDIVRGKEFKDFPDILPSDYFVCQKSKIMDYKVQESHVDEGTTVYFACQAEGDPVPVIMWLSPKKEYITTKTMGSRLSVSNEGTLEVRYAQIQDNGTYLCIASNAAGNDTKAAHLFVHSYSPNWPHQPNKTFAFISNQPSDESANVTRATVPFPFDVKTLIIATTMGFISFLGVVLFCLVILFLWSRGKDNTKSSIEVEYVPRKEETEEASPTEAPVQFNMKIM, encoded by the coding sequence GTAAGCAGTAGGATGGTGTCTGGGGAGGCAGGAGGGCACAGCTACTTGGTGGCGTGCTGGCAGCCCATCCTGATCCTGATGCTGGGCACTGTCCTTTCTGGCTCCACCACCGGTTGCCCCTCCCGATGTGACTGCAATGCTCAGGAGCGTTCAGTTGTGTGCCATCGACGGAGACTGGCAACTCTTCCTGAGGGCATCCCCACTGAAACAAGGTTGCTAGACCTCAGTAAGAATCGTCTGAAATCTCTGGGGCCCGAAGAGTTCATTAATTACCCTCAGCTGGAGGAGTTGCaactaaatgaaaatacaatttcaaCTATTGAGCCTGGGGCTTTTAGCAACCTTATGAACCTCCGAACTCTAGGTTTGCGCACCAACCAGCTGAAGCTCATTCAGCTGGGGGTGTTCACTGGCCTGACCAACCTCACCCAGCTGGATATTAGTGAGAACAAAATTGTCATTCTGCTCGACTATATGTTCCAGGAGCTGTACAACCTGAGGGCTCTGGAGGTTGGTGACAATGACCTAGTATTCATCTCACCCAGATCATTTCATGGCCTCAGCAACCTTGAAAGCCTCAACATTGAGGGACGTAATCTGGCCTCGGTGCCCACTGATGCCCTTAGCCATCTGCATAACTTGTTGTCACTTCGATTACGTTATCTAAACGTCACTGTCATAAGGGATTACTCCTTTAAGAGGCTGTATCGGCTCAGAGTGCTGGAGATTTCTCATATGCCTGCCCTGGATACGATGACACCAAAATGCTTGTTTGGACTCAACCTCACATCACTGTCCATCACAAACTGTAATCTTACTGTCATCCCCTACCAAGCCATCAGTCACCTAAGATATCTTCGGTTTTTGAATCTGTCTTTCAATCCCATTCATACTGTGGAAGGGAACGAACTGTTCAATCTACAGAAGCTCCAGGCTTTTCATTTGGCTGGTGGAAGATTAGCTGCCATTGAGCCCTACTCTTTTCGAGGACTAAACCACCTCCGTGTACTCAATGTATCCAGCAATAGCTTGAGCACCCTGGAGGAGTCTGTCTTTCACTCGGTGGGAAACCTTGAGACCCTGGCTTTATATGATAACCCATTGGCCTGTGACTGTCGTTTGCTCTGGGTCTTCCGCCGGCGGTGGAGGCTCAACTTTAACAGACAACAGCCCATGTGTGCTTCACCTGACAttgtgagaggaaaagagtTCAAGGACTTCCCAGACATCCTCCCTTCTGACTATTTTGTCTGCCAGAAATCAAAAATCATGGATTATAAAGTTCAAGAAAGCCATGTAGATGAAGGAACTACGGTTTATTTCGCTTGCCAAGCTGAGGGCGATCCAGTCCCTGTGATAATGTGGCTATCCCCTAAAAAGGAATACATTACTACCAAAACCATGGGGTCAAGACTTTCTGTGTCTAATGAGGGCACGTTGGAGGTGCGTTATGCCCAAATCCAGGACAATGGAACCTACTTGTGTATTGCAAGCAATGCAGCAGGCAATGACACCAAAGCTGCTCACCTTTTTGTGCATAGCTACTCCCCCAATTGGCCGCACCAGCCAAACAAGACATTTGCATTCATCTCCAACCAGCCAAGCGACGAAAGTGCTAATGTGACTCGGGCTACAGTTCCATTTCCATTTGATGTAAAGACACTTATCATTGCAACCACCATGGGATTTATCTCTTTCCTCGGAGTTGTCCTCTTCTGTCTTGTTATATTATTCCTCTGGAGTAGAGGCAAAGACAATACTAAGTCAAGTATAGAGGTTGAATATGTGCCACGTAAAGAGGAAACCGAGGAGGCCAGTCCAACTGAGGCACCCGTCCAATTCAACATGAAAATCATGTGA